A single region of the Sphingomonas sp. LY29 genome encodes:
- a CDS encoding electron transfer flavoprotein subunit alpha/FixB family protein, with amino-acid sequence MKTLVLVDHEGGAIKDATLATVTAAAKLGEVHLLVAGSGVGAVAEAATKIAGVSKVHVADGAHLEHQLAEDVAPVAVALMADHDAFLASSTTTGKNVAPRIAALLDVMQISDILSVEDESTFTRPIYAGNAIATVKSKDAKKVITVRGTAFEKAAADGGSGTVEAVDAGAASGKSSFVGAELSKSERPELTSAKIIVSGGRALGSSEQFHALIDPLADKLGAGVGASRAAVDAGYAPNDYQVGQTGKIVAPEIYIAIGISGAIQHLAGMKDAKTIIAINKDEDAPIFQVADVGLVGDLFKIVPELTEKL; translated from the coding sequence GTGAAGACGCTCGTACTGGTCGATCATGAAGGCGGCGCGATCAAGGACGCCACCCTCGCCACCGTCACCGCCGCCGCGAAGCTCGGCGAAGTCCACCTGCTCGTCGCGGGATCGGGCGTGGGCGCGGTGGCTGAAGCCGCCACGAAAATCGCGGGCGTGAGCAAGGTCCATGTCGCCGACGGAGCGCACCTTGAACACCAACTCGCCGAGGATGTCGCCCCGGTCGCGGTCGCGCTGATGGCCGACCACGACGCCTTCCTTGCCTCGTCGACCACGACGGGCAAGAACGTTGCGCCGCGGATCGCCGCATTGCTCGACGTGATGCAGATTTCGGACATCCTCTCCGTCGAGGACGAGTCCACTTTCACCCGCCCGATTTACGCCGGCAACGCGATCGCCACGGTCAAGTCGAAGGATGCCAAGAAGGTCATCACCGTTCGCGGCACCGCGTTCGAAAAGGCTGCGGCCGACGGTGGCAGCGGCACGGTCGAGGCGGTCGATGCCGGTGCGGCGTCGGGCAAGTCGTCGTTCGTCGGTGCCGAACTGTCCAAGTCGGAACGTCCCGAGTTGACCAGCGCCAAGATCATCGTCTCGGGCGGCCGCGCGCTGGGATCGTCGGAGCAGTTCCATGCGCTGATCGATCCGCTGGCCGACAAGCTGGGCGCCGGCGTCGGCGCCAGCCGCGCGGCGGTGGACGCGGGCTATGCCCCCAATGACTATCAGGTCGGCCAGACTGGCAAGATCGTCGCCCCTGAAATCTACATCGCGATCGGCATCTCCGGCGCGATCCAGCATCTCGCCGGCATGAAGGACGCGAAAACGATCATCGCGATCAACAAGGACGAGGACGCGCCGATCTTCCAGGTGGCGGACGTTGGGCTGGTCGGCGACCTGTTCAAGATCGTCCCGGAACTGACCGAGAAGCTTTAG
- the lysA gene encoding diaminopimelate decarboxylase — MDHFDLRDGELHCEDVPLSLIAREVGTPVYVYSSATLVRHARIMKEALAGLGDPLIAYAVKANPNPAVLATLAREGLGGDIVSIGEYRRARAAGMPPEKILFSGVGKTAGEMAEALEGGVLQFNLESVEEAQTLSAVAEAAGRRAPIAFRINPDVEAGTHAKITTGTADNKFGIPAADAPDAFRAARDLPGLDVTGITVHIGSQLTSLSPLRSAFERLGSLLATLRDDGFTLSIADLGGGLGVPYDRDQPDPPTPEAYGAMVAEVTRDWGVRLAFEPGRLISGNAGVLLTRVVRVKPGEAHPWLIVDAAMNDLMRPALYDAYHHIDAVRPTGERMTAHVVGPVCESGDTFAMAREMDSAKEGDLIVFRTAGAYGAAMSSGYNSRPITAEVLVEGDRWALVRRAIDLDRAAATPLPGWLTA, encoded by the coding sequence ATGGACCATTTCGATCTTCGCGACGGCGAACTCCATTGCGAGGATGTGCCGCTGAGCCTGATCGCGCGCGAGGTCGGCACCCCGGTCTACGTCTATTCCAGCGCCACGCTTGTCCGGCATGCGCGGATCATGAAGGAGGCGCTGGCCGGTCTCGGCGATCCGCTGATCGCTTACGCCGTCAAGGCCAATCCCAATCCGGCGGTGCTGGCGACGCTGGCGCGCGAGGGTCTTGGCGGCGACATCGTGTCGATCGGTGAGTATCGGCGCGCGCGCGCTGCTGGGATGCCGCCCGAGAAAATCCTCTTTTCCGGTGTGGGCAAGACCGCCGGCGAAATGGCCGAGGCGCTCGAGGGCGGCGTGCTTCAGTTCAACCTGGAATCGGTCGAGGAAGCGCAGACGCTTTCGGCCGTGGCCGAGGCCGCGGGCCGGCGCGCGCCGATCGCCTTCCGAATCAATCCCGATGTCGAGGCTGGCACCCACGCCAAGATCACTACGGGGACGGCGGACAACAAGTTCGGCATTCCCGCCGCCGACGCGCCCGACGCGTTTCGCGCCGCGCGCGACCTGCCAGGGCTCGATGTCACAGGGATCACCGTCCACATCGGCAGCCAGCTGACCAGCCTGTCACCGCTCCGCTCGGCGTTCGAGCGGCTGGGGTCGCTGCTGGCGACGCTCCGGGACGACGGCTTCACGTTGTCGATCGCCGACCTAGGCGGCGGCCTCGGCGTCCCGTACGACCGCGATCAGCCCGACCCGCCAACGCCCGAAGCGTACGGTGCGATGGTCGCCGAGGTCACCCGCGACTGGGGCGTTCGGCTGGCGTTTGAGCCGGGGCGGCTGATCAGCGGCAATGCCGGTGTCTTGCTGACGCGGGTCGTTCGGGTGAAGCCTGGCGAAGCGCATCCGTGGCTGATCGTCGATGCGGCAATGAACGACCTGATGCGGCCTGCGCTTTACGACGCCTATCACCACATCGACGCGGTGCGCCCGACCGGGGAGCGAATGACCGCGCACGTCGTCGGCCCGGTGTGCGAAAGCGGCGACACCTTTGCCATGGCGCGCGAGATGGACTCGGCGAAGGAAGGCGATCTGATCGTCTTCCGGACCGCGGGCGCCTATGGAGCCGCAATGTCGAGCGGGTATAATAGCCGTCCGATCACTGCCGAAGTACTGGTCGAGGGTGACCGCTGGGCGCTGGTGCGGCGCGCGATCGACCTCGACCGCGCTGCCGCCACCCCGCTTCCCGGTTGGCTGACCGCCTAA
- the nhaA gene encoding Na+/H+ antiporter NhaA, with amino-acid sequence MAEDIDHAQRLERRAGLLLMAAAAAALLVANSPLREIYEAFLHLKFGPSLPRLGVLDVHYWVADGLMAIFFLLVGLEVKREWYEGRLSTPAERRLPIIAAVAGMAVPALVYLAITGGDPALTNGWAIPAATDIAFAVGILALLGKRAPPSVKLLLVTLAIVDDIGAVAIIALFYTADLNVPALAGAIAVTIGMAALGQFGVRRLWPFMLGFAILWLLTLASGVHATIAGVLAALTIPLGRGEGHSPLTKLEHAIHPWVMLGIVPLFGFVSAGVALTGGIGTLTEPLPLAVMAGLFIGKQVGVLGAVWLAVKVRLAPMPACTTWRHIHGAALLCGIGFTMSLFIGALAFPGDAERIDAAKIGILAGSLLSAIGGWAMLRFAPIMEGNAEDDEEVGELFGADER; translated from the coding sequence ATGGCTGAGGATATCGATCACGCGCAGCGCCTCGAACGGCGTGCGGGACTATTGCTGATGGCGGCTGCTGCGGCGGCACTGCTGGTGGCGAACAGCCCGTTGCGGGAGATTTACGAGGCCTTCCTCCATCTCAAGTTCGGCCCCTCGCTGCCGCGGCTTGGCGTGCTCGACGTGCATTACTGGGTCGCCGACGGCTTGATGGCGATCTTCTTCCTGCTCGTCGGGCTGGAAGTGAAGCGCGAATGGTATGAGGGACGCCTGTCGACCCCCGCCGAGCGACGCCTGCCGATTATCGCGGCGGTGGCCGGTATGGCAGTGCCAGCGCTCGTGTATCTCGCAATCACCGGCGGAGACCCCGCCCTGACCAACGGCTGGGCGATACCGGCCGCGACCGACATCGCATTCGCGGTGGGCATCCTTGCGCTGCTCGGCAAACGCGCGCCGCCCTCGGTCAAGCTGCTGCTCGTGACGCTGGCGATCGTCGACGACATCGGCGCGGTCGCGATCATCGCGCTGTTTTACACCGCCGATCTCAACGTCCCGGCGCTCGCCGGCGCCATTGCGGTCACCATCGGCATGGCCGCGCTGGGCCAGTTCGGCGTCCGGCGCCTGTGGCCGTTCATGCTCGGGTTCGCGATCCTTTGGCTGCTGACGCTGGCGAGCGGGGTGCATGCCACCATCGCGGGCGTGCTGGCCGCGCTGACCATCCCGCTCGGTCGCGGCGAAGGCCACTCGCCGCTCACCAAATTGGAGCATGCCATCCACCCATGGGTAATGCTCGGCATCGTTCCGCTGTTCGGCTTCGTCTCCGCGGGGGTTGCACTGACCGGCGGAATCGGGACGCTGACGGAGCCGTTGCCACTCGCGGTGATGGCGGGACTATTTATCGGCAAGCAGGTCGGCGTGCTGGGCGCGGTCTGGCTGGCGGTGAAGGTCAGGCTCGCGCCAATGCCGGCGTGCACCACCTGGCGGCACATTCACGGCGCAGCCCTGCTTTGCGGAATCGGCTTCACGATGAGCCTGTTCATCGGCGCGCTTGCCTTCCCGGGCGATGCCGAACGGATCGACGCGGCCAAGATCGGCATCCTCGCTGGATCGCTGCTGTCCGCGATCGGGGGGTGGGCGATGCTCCGTTTCGCCCCGATCATGGAAGGCAATGCCGAGGACGATGAAGAGGTGGGCGAACTGTTCGGCGCCGACGAGCGTTAG
- the sucC gene encoding ADP-forming succinate--CoA ligase subunit beta has protein sequence MNIHEYQAKELLAKYGVPVPAGHAAMSVDEAVAAAERLPGPLWVVKAQIHAGGRGKGKFTELGPDAKGGVRLAKSIDEVRAHAEEMLGKTLVTIQTGDAGKQVQRLYITDGVDIAQEYYLALLVDRSTGRIAMVVSTEGGMDIEAVAHDTPEKIETLTIDPATGFMPHHGRAVAGALGLKGDLAKQAANVASKLYDAFVATDASQIEINPLAVTDDGRLLVLDAKVGFDSNAMFRHKDLAELRDLSEEDPMEIEASKYDLAYIKLDGDIGCMVNGAGLAMATMDIIKLNGAFPANFLDVGGGANKEKVTAAFKIILSDPAVKGILVNIFGGIMKCDIIADGIVAAAKEVNLNVPLVVRLEGTNVQQGKDILAHSGLPIVSADDLGDAARKIVAEVKQAA, from the coding sequence ATGAACATCCACGAATATCAGGCCAAGGAACTGCTTGCGAAATATGGCGTGCCGGTGCCCGCGGGTCATGCAGCGATGAGCGTCGACGAAGCCGTCGCTGCCGCCGAGCGCCTTCCCGGGCCGTTGTGGGTGGTGAAGGCGCAGATCCACGCCGGTGGACGCGGCAAGGGCAAGTTTACCGAGCTTGGCCCCGACGCGAAGGGCGGCGTTCGCCTCGCCAAGTCGATCGACGAAGTCCGCGCGCATGCCGAGGAAATGCTCGGCAAGACGCTGGTCACCATCCAGACCGGCGACGCAGGCAAGCAGGTGCAGCGCCTCTACATCACCGACGGCGTGGACATCGCGCAGGAATATTATCTCGCGCTGCTGGTCGACCGTTCGACCGGCCGCATCGCCATGGTCGTGTCGACCGAAGGCGGGATGGATATCGAGGCGGTCGCTCATGACACGCCCGAGAAGATCGAGACGCTGACGATCGACCCGGCGACCGGCTTCATGCCGCACCATGGCCGCGCGGTCGCGGGCGCGCTGGGCCTGAAGGGCGACCTTGCGAAGCAGGCGGCCAACGTCGCCTCGAAGCTCTACGACGCGTTCGTCGCGACCGACGCCAGCCAGATCGAGATCAATCCGCTCGCGGTGACCGACGACGGCAGGCTGCTCGTCCTCGACGCCAAGGTCGGCTTCGATTCAAACGCGATGTTCCGCCACAAGGACCTCGCCGAACTGCGCGATCTCAGCGAAGAAGACCCGATGGAGATCGAGGCGTCGAAGTACGACCTCGCCTACATCAAGCTCGACGGTGACATCGGCTGCATGGTCAACGGCGCGGGCCTTGCCATGGCGACGATGGACATCATCAAGCTGAACGGCGCGTTCCCGGCCAACTTCCTCGACGTCGGGGGCGGCGCCAACAAGGAAAAGGTCACCGCGGCGTTCAAGATCATCCTCAGCGATCCCGCGGTGAAGGGCATCCTGGTCAACATCTTCGGTGGCATCATGAAGTGCGACATCATCGCCGACGGCATCGTCGCGGCGGCGAAGGAAGTGAACCTCAACGTGCCGCTCGTCGTTCGCCTCGAAGGCACCAACGTCCAGCAGGGCAAGGACATCCTCGCTCACTCTGGCTTGCCGATCGTCAGCGCCGACGACCTAGGAGACGCCGCACGCAAGATCGTCGCCGAAGTGAAGCAGGCCGCCTAA
- a CDS encoding GIN domain-containing protein, whose protein sequence is MLKRLPILIVLALASLPADVLGAPPAAQRNYSVTSFDRIRVDGPYQVRLKTNVAPFARAVGSQAALDSVSLKVEGRTLIVRQSTSNWGGYPGTSNGPVTIELGTHDLANAWLNGAGSLAIDRVRGLAFDLAIQGAGTASIDAVDIDQLRLGLNGSGSARLAGRADKVTAVVRGASSLDASDLRSKNADIGAEGPAIVKLSTSEAAKVNAMGLAAVTLTGNPACTVKAQGSASVSGCR, encoded by the coding sequence ATGCTGAAGCGTCTGCCCATCCTCATCGTCCTGGCCCTTGCCAGCCTTCCCGCCGACGTCCTCGGCGCGCCGCCGGCGGCGCAGCGCAATTATTCGGTGACGAGCTTCGACCGGATTCGCGTCGACGGTCCCTACCAAGTTCGCCTCAAGACCAACGTCGCCCCCTTCGCCCGCGCCGTCGGGTCGCAAGCCGCGCTCGACAGCGTCTCGCTCAAGGTCGAGGGCCGCACGCTGATCGTGCGCCAGTCGACCTCCAACTGGGGCGGCTATCCGGGAACGTCGAACGGCCCGGTGACGATTGAGCTTGGCACCCACGATCTGGCCAACGCCTGGCTTAATGGCGCCGGAAGCCTCGCGATCGACCGCGTTCGCGGACTTGCCTTCGACCTGGCCATCCAGGGCGCCGGCACCGCCAGTATCGACGCCGTCGACATCGACCAGCTTCGGCTCGGGCTCAACGGCTCGGGCAGCGCACGCCTCGCCGGGCGCGCCGACAAGGTCACTGCGGTCGTCCGCGGCGCGTCGAGCCTAGATGCGTCCGACCTTCGTTCCAAGAATGCCGACATCGGCGCGGAAGGCCCGGCGATCGTCAAGCTGTCCACCAGCGAGGCTGCCAAGGTCAACGCGATGGGCCTCGCCGCGGTTACCCTGACCGGCAACCCTGCCTGCACCGTCAAGGCGCAAGGGTCGGCCAGCGTCAGCGGCTGCCGCTAA
- a CDS encoding electron transfer flavoprotein subunit beta/FixA family protein, translating to MKLLVAVKRVIDYNVKPRVKMDGSGVDLANVKMSMNPFDEIAVEEAIRLKEKGAATEIVVCSIGPAKATETLRTALAMGADRAILVQTDEEVEPLAVAKILKGVAEEEQPGLVILGKQAIDDDSNQVGQMLAALLGWPQGTFASKVEVAGSDVSVTREVDGGLETVKLATPAIVTTDLRLNEPRYASLPNIMKAKSKPLATKSPGDFGVDVAPRLETLKVTEPSKRQAGVKVGSVDELVEKLKVLGVAK from the coding sequence ATGAAACTCCTCGTCGCCGTCAAGCGGGTGATCGATTACAACGTGAAGCCGCGCGTGAAGATGGACGGCAGCGGGGTCGACCTCGCCAACGTCAAGATGTCGATGAACCCGTTCGACGAGATCGCGGTCGAGGAAGCGATCCGGCTCAAGGAAAAGGGCGCCGCGACCGAGATCGTGGTCTGCTCGATCGGCCCGGCCAAGGCGACCGAGACGTTACGCACCGCGCTAGCGATGGGCGCCGACCGCGCGATCCTGGTGCAGACCGATGAAGAGGTCGAACCGCTTGCCGTCGCCAAGATCCTAAAGGGCGTTGCCGAGGAAGAGCAGCCCGGCCTCGTGATCCTGGGCAAGCAGGCGATCGACGACGACAGCAACCAGGTCGGTCAGATGCTGGCCGCCTTACTCGGCTGGCCGCAGGGTACCTTTGCATCGAAGGTCGAGGTTGCCGGCAGCGACGTCAGCGTGACGCGCGAAGTCGACGGCGGGCTCGAGACGGTCAAGCTGGCGACGCCGGCGATCGTCACGACCGACCTTCGCCTCAACGAGCCGCGCTATGCCTCGCTGCCCAACATCATGAAGGCCAAGTCGAAGCCGCTCGCGACCAAGTCGCCCGGCGATTTCGGCGTCGATGTCGCGCCGCGGCTGGAAACGCTCAAGGTCACCGAACCCTCCAAGCGCCAGGCCGGCGTCAAAGTCGGCTCGGTCGATGAGCTGGTCGAGAAACTCAAGGTGCTGGGAGTTGCCAAGTGA
- a CDS encoding DUF1489 family protein, whose translation MPLHLTKVAVGCASVEALENRLIRRRTQSGEVRVPTRMRPRRMPELIGGYLHWIVKHRIVARQQILRFDDRSDGRIDIVCSGAVEAVPPRPKRAHQGWRYLEEDAAPGDVDEAGVSELPPSMYAKLAALGLV comes from the coding sequence GTGCCGCTCCATCTTACCAAGGTCGCCGTCGGTTGTGCGAGCGTCGAGGCGCTCGAGAACCGCCTGATCCGGCGCCGGACGCAGTCGGGCGAGGTGCGCGTGCCGACGCGGATGCGACCGCGGCGAATGCCCGAACTGATCGGCGGATACCTTCACTGGATCGTCAAGCATCGCATCGTCGCGCGGCAGCAGATCCTGCGGTTCGACGACCGCAGCGACGGTCGGATCGACATCGTCTGCTCAGGAGCGGTGGAAGCGGTCCCACCGCGCCCGAAACGCGCCCATCAGGGTTGGCGCTATCTCGAAGAGGATGCCGCTCCCGGCGACGTCGATGAAGCCGGGGTCAGCGAATTGCCGCCGTCGATGTATGCGAAACTGGCGGCGCTGGGCCTGGTTTAG
- a CDS encoding head GIN domain-containing protein: MLRFIAVAAVALTTAACHYSADAEDRDPGPKVDRTYQVGSFDKIQVAGPYDIKVVSGGAPGITASGGSALLDETDVIVENGTLKIIPKKRKGVRFNWTRDGGATFTVNAAALRGASIAGSGDIVIDRVAGDFEGEVAGSGNLAIAAATGGKMKLAIAGSGDVRAAGNVDSVDISIAGSGGVDAAGLATKVADVSIAGSGNVRARASDTADVSIMGSGDVELTGGAKCNVSKHGSGDVRCS, from the coding sequence ATGCTTCGTTTCATCGCCGTCGCCGCGGTCGCTTTGACCACCGCAGCCTGTCATTACTCGGCCGATGCCGAGGATCGCGATCCCGGACCCAAGGTCGATCGCACGTACCAGGTCGGCAGCTTCGACAAGATCCAGGTCGCAGGCCCCTATGACATCAAGGTCGTGTCCGGCGGCGCACCCGGGATCACGGCGAGCGGTGGGTCGGCACTGCTCGACGAGACCGATGTCATCGTCGAGAACGGCACGCTCAAGATCATACCCAAGAAGCGCAAGGGCGTCCGGTTCAACTGGACCCGCGACGGGGGCGCGACCTTTACGGTGAATGCGGCCGCGCTTCGCGGCGCGAGCATCGCCGGATCTGGCGATATAGTGATCGACCGGGTTGCCGGGGACTTCGAGGGCGAAGTCGCCGGCTCGGGCAACCTGGCGATTGCGGCGGCCACCGGCGGCAAGATGAAGCTGGCCATCGCCGGGTCGGGCGACGTTCGTGCGGCCGGTAACGTTGACAGCGTCGACATCTCGATCGCCGGATCGGGCGGCGTCGATGCCGCGGGCCTCGCTACCAAGGTCGCCGATGTATCGATCGCCGGGTCGGGCAACGTCCGCGCCCGCGCCAGCGACACCGCCGACGTGTCGATCATGGGGTCTGGCGATGTCGAACTGACGGGCGGCGCCAAGTGCAACGTATCGAAGCACGGATCGGGCGACGTCCGCTGCAGCTAA
- the mgtE gene encoding magnesium transporter, with translation MSETDTVAPLPFDTDMPAPETAMDSEDRLRPRFVREVLDAVADGDDETARTLVAELHPADIADLIELTPGDERADLIQALAGIVDADVYAEMNEHVREDMIDEMEPQQVADLAAQLDTDDAVAIIEDMEEHEQLAVLRAMEPDDRAAVEEALTYPEETAGRLMQRDLIAVPEHWKVGQVIDYLRSSDELADDFWEVFVVSPNHHPIGTCKLSTILRSARSIPVADIMIAKQTLIPVGLDQEEVALKFQKYALISAAVVDPSGRLVGMITVDDIVHIIQEEAGEDALLLSGAGDGDINEPILETYRSRVRWLAANLLTALVAATVISAFSDSIARMAVLAALMPIVAGVGGNAGTQTLAVTVRAIATNQLTGSNHWRAVWREIRVALMNGLTIAVLIGIGVTVVLGSSQLGMVIAAAMLTNIVIAGLAGVLVPLGLERAGADPAVASSVFVTMVTDSMGFLVFLGLATASGLAG, from the coding sequence ATGAGCGAGACCGACACCGTCGCGCCCCTTCCATTCGACACCGACATGCCTGCGCCCGAAACCGCGATGGACAGCGAGGACCGCCTTCGGCCCCGCTTCGTCCGCGAGGTGCTCGACGCGGTCGCCGACGGCGATGACGAGACGGCGCGCACACTGGTCGCCGAGCTTCATCCCGCCGACATCGCCGACCTGATCGAGCTCACGCCCGGCGACGAGCGCGCCGACCTGATCCAGGCGCTGGCGGGCATCGTCGACGCTGACGTCTATGCGGAGATGAACGAGCACGTCCGCGAGGACATGATCGACGAGATGGAGCCGCAGCAGGTCGCCGACCTCGCCGCGCAGCTCGATACCGACGACGCGGTCGCGATCATCGAGGACATGGAGGAGCATGAGCAGCTTGCCGTGCTCCGCGCGATGGAGCCCGACGACCGCGCTGCGGTCGAGGAAGCGCTCACCTATCCCGAGGAAACCGCCGGCCGCCTGATGCAGCGCGACCTGATCGCGGTGCCCGAGCATTGGAAGGTCGGGCAGGTAATCGACTATCTGCGCTCTTCCGACGAGCTGGCCGACGATTTCTGGGAAGTATTCGTGGTGTCGCCCAACCACCACCCGATCGGCACCTGCAAGCTGTCGACGATTCTTCGCTCGGCGCGCTCGATCCCGGTCGCCGACATCATGATCGCCAAGCAGACGCTGATCCCGGTCGGGCTCGACCAGGAAGAGGTGGCGCTCAAGTTCCAGAAATACGCGTTGATCTCCGCCGCGGTGGTCGACCCATCGGGGCGGCTGGTCGGCATGATCACGGTCGACGATATCGTCCACATCATCCAGGAAGAGGCCGGCGAGGATGCCCTGCTGCTGTCCGGCGCGGGCGACGGCGACATCAACGAACCGATTCTGGAGACCTATCGATCGCGCGTCCGTTGGCTGGCCGCCAATTTGCTGACCGCGCTCGTTGCCGCGACGGTCATCAGCGCCTTTTCGGACTCGATCGCTCGGATGGCGGTGCTGGCCGCGCTGATGCCGATCGTCGCGGGCGTGGGTGGCAATGCCGGGACGCAGACGCTCGCCGTCACCGTCCGCGCTATCGCCACCAACCAGCTGACCGGGTCGAACCACTGGCGCGCGGTGTGGCGAGAGATCCGCGTGGCGTTGATGAACGGGCTGACGATCGCCGTGTTGATTGGGATCGGGGTGACCGTCGTACTCGGATCGTCGCAACTGGGGATGGTGATTGCCGCGGCAATGCTGACCAACATCGTCATCGCGGGTCTGGCCGGCGTACTGGTCCCGCTCGGCCTTGAACGCGCCGGCGCCGATCCGGCGGTGGCGTCGAGCGTGTTTGTGACGATGGTCACCGATTCTATGGGCTTCCTCGTCTTCCTCGGCCTTGCGACCGCGTCGGGACTGGCCGGATAA
- a CDS encoding CarD family transcriptional regulator — MAAKALSFDVGDFVVYPKHGVGRVVELQSTEIAGTSLELYVLRFEKERMTLRVPVGKADSVGMRKLSSDKTMKDALETLKGKPKVKRTMWSRRAQEYEAKINSGDLTSIAEVTRDLFRADDQPEQSYSERQIFEAASSRLARELGAMEETDEKSALVKILEILNKAAAIHNKAKEEA; from the coding sequence ATGGCGGCTAAGGCCCTTAGTTTCGATGTTGGCGATTTCGTGGTGTACCCCAAGCATGGTGTCGGCCGGGTGGTCGAGCTCCAGAGCACCGAGATCGCTGGTACCAGTCTCGAGCTGTACGTCCTTCGTTTCGAGAAGGAGCGCATGACGCTCCGCGTTCCCGTCGGCAAGGCGGACTCAGTCGGCATGCGCAAGCTGTCGAGCGACAAGACCATGAAGGACGCGCTGGAAACCCTGAAGGGCAAGCCCAAGGTCAAGCGCACCATGTGGTCGCGCCGTGCGCAGGAGTATGAAGCGAAGATCAATTCGGGCGACCTGACCTCGATCGCCGAAGTGACCCGCGACCTTTTCCGTGCCGACGATCAGCCCGAACAGAGCTATTCGGAGCGGCAGATCTTCGAAGCCGCCTCGTCGCGCCTGGCGCGCGAACTGGGCGCCATGGAAGAAACCGACGAAAAGTCTGCGCTGGTGAAGATCCTCGAGATCCTCAACAAGGCGGCGGCGATCCACAACAAGGCCAAGGAAGAAGCGTAA
- the dinB gene encoding DNA polymerase IV has translation MDAFYASVEQRDAPELKGKPVAVGGGHRGVVAAASYEARTFGVRSAMPSVTARRRCPDLIFVKPRFDVYKAVSQQIREIFADYTDKIEPLSLDEAYLDVTEDRRGLGSARAIGEEIRARIKADTGLTASAGVSYCKFIAKLASDQNKPDGICVIPPHRGAEFVATLPVKRFHGVGPVTAAKMERLGIHTGADLAAWPIEQLEAHFGSSGQWYWRIARGIDEREVRSNRAHKSVSAERTFDVDYSAEDDLRREVTRVAGLAWQRIDRAGVRGRTVTLKIKFQDFTLITRSRSFAAPVADLAAFEAAGQALLTAELPVPKGIRLLGLGLHSIVEDDVEGPRQLGLAI, from the coding sequence ATGGACGCCTTCTATGCGTCGGTCGAGCAACGCGACGCGCCCGAATTGAAGGGAAAGCCGGTCGCGGTCGGGGGCGGCCATCGCGGCGTGGTCGCGGCCGCCAGCTACGAAGCGCGCACCTTCGGCGTCCGCTCGGCGATGCCGTCGGTGACCGCACGGCGCCGCTGCCCCGACCTGATCTTCGTCAAGCCGCGTTTCGATGTCTACAAGGCGGTCAGCCAGCAGATCCGCGAAATCTTTGCCGACTACACCGACAAGATCGAGCCGTTGTCGCTCGACGAAGCCTATCTCGACGTGACCGAGGATCGCCGCGGACTGGGCAGCGCCCGCGCCATCGGCGAGGAAATCCGCGCGCGCATCAAGGCCGACACCGGCCTGACCGCGTCCGCCGGCGTGAGTTACTGCAAGTTCATTGCCAAGCTGGCGAGCGACCAGAACAAGCCCGACGGCATTTGCGTCATCCCGCCGCATCGTGGAGCCGAGTTCGTCGCGACGCTGCCGGTCAAGCGCTTCCACGGGGTCGGCCCCGTGACCGCGGCGAAGATGGAGCGGCTGGGCATTCACACCGGCGCCGACCTCGCCGCTTGGCCGATCGAGCAGTTGGAGGCGCATTTCGGATCGTCAGGGCAATGGTATTGGCGGATCGCGCGAGGAATCGACGAGCGTGAGGTCCGCTCCAATCGCGCGCACAAGTCGGTCAGTGCCGAGCGGACCTTCGACGTCGATTATTCGGCCGAGGACGATTTGCGACGAGAAGTGACTCGTGTCGCCGGCCTGGCGTGGCAGCGGATCGATCGCGCCGGGGTGCGCGGACGGACCGTCACGCTGAAGATCAAGTTTCAGGACTTCACGCTGATCACCCGCTCGCGAAGCTTTGCAGCGCCGGTCGCCGATTTGGCGGCGTTCGAGGCTGCCGGACAGGCATTGCTGACCGCCGAACTGCCCGTGCCGAAGGGAATTCGGCTGCTCGGTCTCGGCCTTCATTCGATCGTCGAGGACGACGTCGAGGGCCCGCGGCAACTGGGACTCGCGATCTAG